In the Populus trichocarpa isolate Nisqually-1 chromosome 1, P.trichocarpa_v4.1, whole genome shotgun sequence genome, attttaattttaattttaattaatattttttaatgtttttttttaaatatttatatttcaattattcTGTCTCtatgattttttcattttgcttaTTTAGTCTTCCTCAAAtagaagtttttatttaaatttttttttttgtgtttaatttttaaagatattattctaataaatctagattttttttttgttttatatagataaactttaatttttaaaataaaatatttatttttaaataatatttataatacgtacaaactcatataatttttttaaaattttctctttttattaccttttaatttaataaaaaaaatttagtaagaataaatatctcatattacatcattaaatatcttaatttattcaCATTAGtgattgttaataatttttatttatttatttacacatagttatcaatttatttaattagatgcttgaataaacattttaatttatatttttaatttttttatataaaaaatatgttgaaaaagtttacatattcatttttcttttttaaaaaatatgcaacccacaactAATCACGGGTCAAATAGCTGTTAGAATTCCAAATAAGTTACATTAGCCTTAAACCAGTCAACTAAAGCAGGTCAACTGTGACAGCAAATCTCCCAAGGGACCACTTGGATATAAACTTTAGGAAGGTGGTGGTATTGAATCCCAGCGCCATATTGACCCATCCTCACAGCAGCTAAGGATGGTGCTGCAACATTCAAAACCACAGAGAATTTAGCTATTTCACTAGCAACCAcattaaaattttcatgaaacaTGAGGAAGTGGAGCAGTAGTTCATGTGGGAGTTACCTTCCATCAAAGGACATTGCAGTCTGTCTAACTGGAGATTTGGACTGAGCATGAGATAGCCTGAGAGAGAACCACAACTAGTGAATAAATGCATGTGAACACAGGGCATTGATGAAGTACGAGTTTCTTCCACAGCAGAAGAagataaaccataaaaaaaacaaggacctTGCTATGAGAACAGGGGGGCTGCTTTGCAGTTCCCAAACATAGATCTTCCCTTCCCTATTCCCTGTCATATAGAATGCAGACAGATCAAGTCCCCACAAGAATTACGCACAaccttaaatataaaaaggaaacAAGGGAATACTAATGTCAGTGAGTTTGGGAAATTATGTTTGCAAAAATCCATGGACAAGAATACCaaaagcaaccacaaggctctcATTACCTATGGCAGCTGCATTGTAATTGAAATCACAGGAAAATTTGATGAACCAGATATCACATTCTGGAACGGGGTATTTTTGAAGGATGTCGGCAGTACCCTAAATAGAAGATAGTTGAATGGCCAAGATTCATGTGGCCCACCAAAATCAGCAAGTGACAagaaatattatacatattaataAACAGAAGTGGATCAGAACTCTAAGATGTCTccggaaaaaaatatcaatgaagaAACCCTAACCTCTCCAGGAGACTGTTCCTTCATTTTGGGTTCCCATAGCACAATCTCATTATCAACACTCTGCAGTTGTGCAAAACAACTTACAAGGATAAGCATGAATGTCACTGCAAATTCCCAGCAAGGGAAAATGCATAGATCAAGGGTGTCagattagtattttttttaaaaaagaactatGATTCTCAGTTACCGATTCAAGTCTAATTTACCGATTCAAACAATTTTCTCACTACTTCCAGCTTCTCAAATGAAGTTATTGATGGTTGTTTTGAGGATTCAGGTGTATCATCTGCTTGAAGTATTTTCATCTAGGATCCCAAACTATTCACATCTTTCTAGGGGATGGTAAATGAGAGTTGGCATTAGACATAATACTAAACTCCTCCAATGCTACTGCCAAAATAAGTAGAATTTGTTGCAGAAATGATAAATTCTATACACAATTTTAAAGAGATTGACAAACAAAACTAGTTCAATAATAGCCGCCCAGGCAAATAGTACAAGGCATccttctcaattaatttttttagatcacaAAACACACTTTCATGAAGCAGTATTCACCTTTGACAGCATAAAATCACCAAGCCACCGATTACAATCAACGTAGTTTGAATGAACTGAAGCTATGAACACCTGAAAGACAAATAGTAACCTCATATGTCAAGGTAACATATTCCTCACTCTTATGTTGAAGGttgaaggaaaggaaagaaatttaCTGGAAACTGCACATATTTTGTGGGGAACTTTGAAGGACAATCTGTCCATGTAAAAGATTTCTCTACATATGTCCAAAACTCTGCACATAGGTAAATgacaccaaataaaaaaaaggaagaaaaacacttaaaaaatgatGCTTTTTAATTGAAGCACCTTTCTCTACAGTAAACGAGGACATTTGAAGCAAGgacttaaatttaaaaccttCTACATTTCAATATATCATTTCTTTATAGTCTAAGCATCCAGTCAGACTGGACTGGATAAGGCCATTTTTCATACCAATAAAACTGAGTGTTGACAACACCAAATAAGACAGACCATAAGAAGTAGCATACCTTTCATTGACCAAATCTTAACGGTGTTGTCCATGCCACAACTAGCAATGCGATATATGTCTGAAGGATGGAAATCCTGCAATAACCACCACAACCCTAATCAGTTTCAATTGAGTTATGAGACAAGGAGTGATGAACTACTGAACACATAATAATATCTTCCTATTGCAGGAGTGGAGGCATAGCTCTACATCATCTAAACTTACCACACTCAAAACTTCATTGCGGTGACCACCAGCTCCAGCAAATATCAAAATGCAAATTCCAGTATGAACATTCCACAACCGAACTGATTCATCCTGGTCCAATCATACATTTGTCAATACGCACAAAAAGaacacatgaaaaagaaaatggttaTGTCACTTACTTTGCTTGCAGATATCACAAGTGATGGTTTCAGTGGCTGAGTCCGGATTTCATTTATCGAGTCCCCATGCCCAACAAAACTCTGCATAGTGcacatatatatgtatttaatgATTGTGTATATTACTCATATAAAAGCAGCTCTAGAAAATTTCAACATCAAATAAACAGACACTAACCACTATAGAATTTTGTTTAATGATTCagaaaagaacaataaaacTGAATTAAGCAGCATGTAAAATGAAAGATGCCAGAATTCTACCCTCTGTTTACAGATTGTGTCATGCCacttcagtaaaaaaaaattgagagaaagaAAGTCTACTTCTTTTGATATAAGCTACTGACTTAAGAAATAAGATACCTTGTGTATCTCCTCATTGCTGGCATTGATGACACGCATGATACCATTGATTC is a window encoding:
- the LOC18095896 gene encoding polycomb group protein FIE1 — translated: MAKIALGCEPVVGSLTPSKKREYRLTNRLQEGKRPLYAVVFNFIDSRYFNVFATVGGNRVTVYQCLDEGVIAVLQSYVDEDKDESFYTVSWACNIDGAPFVVAGGINGIMRVINASNEEIHKSFVGHGDSINEIRTQPLKPSLVISASKDESVRLWNVHTGICILIFAGAGGHRNEVLSVDFHPSDIYRIASCGMDNTVKIWSMKEFWTYVEKSFTWTDCPSKFPTKYVQFPVFIASVHSNYVDCNRWLGDFMLSKSVDNEIVLWEPKMKEQSPGEGTADILQKYPVPECDIWFIKFSCDFNYNAAAIGNREGKIYVWELQSSPPVLIARLSHAQSKSPVRQTAMSFDGSTILSCCEDGSIWRWDSIPPPS